The sequence TAGCACCGGCTTCACTGGCTTCTTTGAATAAATCGCCCCCTGGTTTGATGCGGACATTGGAGATGACATCATTACCGTTGGGAATGGGCAGAATTTTAACCATACCACCGTTGATCACCGTGTCTCGAAAGACTTTGAAACCACAGTCTTTGACGACATCGGAGACGTCAACTAATTCTAAACCGTAACGAGTGTCTGGCTTATCGCTACCGTAGCGCTCCATTCCTTCTGCATAGGTAAGACGAGGAAAAGGGCGGTGTAATTCAATGTTTTTAACAGTTTTAAAAATATGGCAAATTAGTTTTTCGTTGAGTTCGATGATTTCTTCTTGAGACAGGAAGCTCATTTCCATGTCTAATTGAGTAAATTCTGGTTGTCTGTCGGCGCGTAAATCTTCATCACGGAAACAACGAGCAACTTGATAGTATCGGTCTACGCCGGATACCATCAGTAATTGTTTGAATAGCTGGGGTGATTGAGGTAAAGCGAACCACTCAGCTGGGTTAACTCGACTGGGTAGGATGTAATCTCGCGCTCCTTCTGGAGTAGAACGGGTGAGAATTGGGGTTTCTACTTCCAGGAAACCTTCTAAATCTTCCAGGTAGCGACGGGCGGCTTTGATGATTTGATGGCGCAACTGGAGATTGCGGGTCATGCGATCGCGTCGCAAATCTAAATAACGATATTTTAGTCTGAGGTCTTCTCGTACTGTTTCGGTGTCGGTGGTGGAGACTTGGAAGGGTAACTGTTTGCGGACAGGATTGAGTAATTCAATTTTATCTGCATAGATTTCTACTTCGCCTGTGGGTAGGCGAGGATTGAGAGATTCTTCGGGTCTTTGTGTGACTCTACCGATAATTTCCACCACATATTCACTGCGGAGGGCGTTGGCTGGCTGATAGGAATGTGGCGTGCGTTGCGGATCGCTGACAATTTGGACAATGCCTGAGCGATCGCGTAAATCTAAAAATATCACGCCCCCATGATCGCGGCGACGGTCTACCCAACCGTATAAGGTAACTGTTTCTCCAATATCTGATTTTCGGAGTTCGCCGCAATAGTGAGTTCGCATAGGTATTAGTTCTTTTTTCCGTGCTGCTGGTGAATGTCAAAGCTTTCCCATTATCCAGCATCAATAGTAATTGTAGTCATAAACTGGGAACAATCTCACGCCAAATTCGGGGATGGGGCTGTGCCCAAGTGGAACAAGTAGCGTCATGAGCATTTCTATTTTGATTGCTGCTCTAGTGTGGGCGATCGCTTCTGGTGCGCTGGTGTGAATTTAGTTTAATTGTGACTAAATCCGGATAATTGCTCATTTTATGAGTATAAAATATCGTCAATGTTTTTTCTTTGCCTAATTATGCCGCTTGACTACTCTGGTCAAAATCTCCAAGGTCGCTCTTTTAAAGGTCAAAATTTGGTGGGAGCAAATTTTAGCGGTACAGATATCAGGGGGGCGGATTTTACTAAAGCCAATCTCACAAATGCTAACTTTACAGGTGCTAAAGCAGGATTACAAAACTATTGGATAATTGGTTGGCTAATAATTTTGTTCATTGCGGGATTTCTCGCATTATTTATCTGTGCTGCAACCAATGGCTTGACTTGGTGGTATTTAGGTAATGAAGAATTTAAACGAAATGCACTTATTTTTGGTCTTATTATAATTTTTGTGTTATTAATCCTGATTTTAATTAATATTTATCGTGGCTTGACAGTATCTTTATTAGCTATTAGCTTAATTTTGATATTTTTGCTTTTGCCAAGTGGAATTAGCGTCATTTTGAATTTAAGTCAATATGTAGCATTTCGCCGTTGGACTCAGGCTCTCAGCCTTGCTTCAATTATTGCTATAGTTATGTCTGAAATCATAGCAATTATCTTAGTTTCAGCTAAAATTTTAAGCAAAAATACTACGGTAATTGTTGTATTAGGTCTATTGTTCGGTGGCATAATTGGCTCTATAACCAGGGTTTTAATTCGAGGAGGATGGAAGTATTTATCTTCTGAGCCAATTTGGTCTGCAAATTGGGCTTGGGTAGATTTAATTTGGGCTTGGTTTTGGATTGGAATTTTAATATTTTTAGGTAGTTATATAGGTGCTCATGCTTTAAATGAAAATGAAAAACGCCGTAATTTGATTATCTCAATTGCCATTGCTTTTTCAGCTATAGGTGGAACTAGTTTTCGCAACGCGAATTTAACCGATGCTAATTTTACTGGCGCTACTCTTAAAAACACAGATTTCCGGAAAGCAAATTTAACTCGCACTCGATTTTATGAAGCCAAAAATCTGGAATTTTCCAGGGTAGATGATGGGATATTAGCTGACCGAAATGTCCTCAATTTATTAGTAACTGGGAATGGGAGGAAAAAATCATACGTCGGCGCTAACTTAAAGGGCGCAAACCTGATAGGCGCTGACCTCAAAGAAGCTAATCTTAAGCTTGCTGATATTAGTGAAGCTACTTGCCAACAAGCTTGTTTAGAATGGGTAAACCTGACTCGTACTCAAGCTGTGAATACTGATTTTACTAGCGCTCAAATGACTGGTGCTTGTGTAGAGGCGTGGAATATTGAAAGTACAACTAAGTTGGATAATGTGGATTGTCGCTTTATCTATCTTTTAGAATATCCTAAGCCGGGAACTGATGATCGTGAACGTCGCCCTAGCAGTGGTGAATTTAAATCAGGAGAGTTTACTAAGTTATTTGAAGAAGTTTTAAATACTGTTGATTTAATATTCCGCAATGGTATTGATTGGCGAGCTTTTGCTAATGCTTTTCAAACAGTGCAAGAGCAAAATCAAAACACAGAATTAGCTCTCCAAAGTATTGAAAACAAGGGTGATGGAGTAGTTGTAGTTAAGGTTGCTGTAAATGCTGATGCTGATAAAGAAAAGATTCATGGCGATTTTACGCAGAATTATCAATTGGCTTTGCAAGCAGTAGAAGAAAAATATAAAGCAGTATTACAGGTTAAAGATGAAGAGATACTCTTCCATCGCCAACAAAGTGCCAAAATTCCAGAGATGATTATTTCTCTAGCGAATAAACCGATTAATGTTCAAGTTGATAACAAAGTGGAGAATAAAAATATGACTAATAGTAATGATGTAAATCGGAATATTAATGTAGGAGGTAATTTTTATAATAGTGGGACTGTGAATTTAGGTGAAATTAGCGGTAATGTGACGAATACTATCAATCAATTACCAGCTTCACCAGAGTCTGAAAAACCGGGAATTAAGGAATTATTAAAGCAGTTGCAAACGGCGATTGAGGGGGATACGAATTTAAGTCAAGACGATAAAGCTGAGGCGTTGGAACAAGTGAAAGCTTTAGCAGAAGCAGGTAAAAATCCCCAGGAAGGGTCGATGCAAAAGGCTGCAAAAACGGCGATAAAAATTTTGAAAGGGACAATTGCTGGTTTGCCAAGTGCAGCAAATTTGGTTGAAGAATTTGGCAACATTTTGCCGTTGATTTCGAGTTTTTTGGGTTTAGGATGATGTATATTTCATGAAATAGGCGGGCATTTTGCCCGCCTGATAATAGACTCATGAGTTTACTGATTTAACGTTGAGAGTAAGGAGAATTGAAGGCTTCCCAACCGGCTTTGGCTGCTTTTTGGAGGCGAATGCTGAATTCTGCTACCTCTTTCATCACTAGATACCAGTTTCTCTCACTTTCAGCTTGCATTACTGACCAAAAGTGTTCTAAGCGATCGCCTTCGATGAGTTTTTTCCCTTCTATCGCTTGTCTTGCTTGTCGCACAACATTTAAATAGGTTTCGCGGCTAAAAGTACCTGCTGATTTGGCTTCAGCTTTGGCGCGTTGTTTGAGTGCTTCAATTAAGGCTTTGGTTTCGCGCTTGACTTCATCAGTTTCGCCAGCCATTTCTGTTTCTACCATCTCGTCAGTTTGAGCACTAATTTCTACAATCACGGTGGATTCAACTGATTCGACAAATTCTATGGGTTGGGTGTTGTTGGGAGTCATAATTTCAGCGTCCTGATTTTAATGGAGATTGCACTTAGTCTTGATTAGTCAAATTACAAACATCTAATAAGCTGTGGTGGGCAGGTTTTGTTCTAGTTTCAACAATTGTGCTACTCTTACTTCGGTGGCTGGGTGACTAGAAAACAAGTTACCTAAAAACTTTCCTGATATGGGGTTGATAATCAATAGCGGCTCAAAGGCGGGGTTT is a genomic window of Fortiea contorta PCC 7126 containing:
- the aspS gene encoding aspartate--tRNA ligase, with protein sequence MRTHYCGELRKSDIGETVTLYGWVDRRRDHGGVIFLDLRDRSGIVQIVSDPQRTPHSYQPANALRSEYVVEIIGRVTQRPEESLNPRLPTGEVEIYADKIELLNPVRKQLPFQVSTTDTETVREDLRLKYRYLDLRRDRMTRNLQLRHQIIKAARRYLEDLEGFLEVETPILTRSTPEGARDYILPSRVNPAEWFALPQSPQLFKQLLMVSGVDRYYQVARCFRDEDLRADRQPEFTQLDMEMSFLSQEEIIELNEKLICHIFKTVKNIELHRPFPRLTYAEGMERYGSDKPDTRYGLELVDVSDVVKDCGFKVFRDTVINGGMVKILPIPNGNDVISNVRIKPGGDLFKEASEAGAKGLAFIRVRDDGEIDTIGAIKDNLSESQKQEILSRTGAKAGHLLLFGAGDSPTVNKTLDRLRQFVAREFGLIDPEKINLLWITDFPMFEWNAEEKRLEALHHPFTAPHPDDLSDLKTARAQAYDLVLNGVEVGGGSLRIYQREIQQQVFDAIGLSPEEAQNKFGFLLEAFEYGTPPHGGIAYGLDRLVMLLAKEESIRDVIAFPKTQQARCLLTDAPSAVDTKQLKELHVASTYKPKS
- a CDS encoding pentapeptide repeat-containing protein; this translates as MPLDYSGQNLQGRSFKGQNLVGANFSGTDIRGADFTKANLTNANFTGAKAGLQNYWIIGWLIILFIAGFLALFICAATNGLTWWYLGNEEFKRNALIFGLIIIFVLLILILINIYRGLTVSLLAISLILIFLLLPSGISVILNLSQYVAFRRWTQALSLASIIAIVMSEIIAIILVSAKILSKNTTVIVVLGLLFGGIIGSITRVLIRGGWKYLSSEPIWSANWAWVDLIWAWFWIGILIFLGSYIGAHALNENEKRRNLIISIAIAFSAIGGTSFRNANLTDANFTGATLKNTDFRKANLTRTRFYEAKNLEFSRVDDGILADRNVLNLLVTGNGRKKSYVGANLKGANLIGADLKEANLKLADISEATCQQACLEWVNLTRTQAVNTDFTSAQMTGACVEAWNIESTTKLDNVDCRFIYLLEYPKPGTDDRERRPSSGEFKSGEFTKLFEEVLNTVDLIFRNGIDWRAFANAFQTVQEQNQNTELALQSIENKGDGVVVVKVAVNADADKEKIHGDFTQNYQLALQAVEEKYKAVLQVKDEEILFHRQQSAKIPEMIISLANKPINVQVDNKVENKNMTNSNDVNRNINVGGNFYNSGTVNLGEISGNVTNTINQLPASPESEKPGIKELLKQLQTAIEGDTNLSQDDKAEALEQVKALAEAGKNPQEGSMQKAAKTAIKILKGTIAGLPSAANLVEEFGNILPLISSFLGLG